CGGTTCGCGGAGAGCGCGTACGGGCAGCCGGTCCCCGAGGGCCACAAGGCCACGAAGCGGCTGGCGTCGTTCGCGCGCGGGGTGTTCTACGGCGTGAGCTGCGCCGCCATCCTGGTGTTCGTGCTGGGCGGCGGCGCGACCTCCAGCGACCAGCAGTCCAAGGAGTACACCGCCCGCGCCATGGCCGAGCCCGGAGGCCGCTGGCTCGTGCTGGCCGTCGGCGCGGGGTTCGTCGGCTGGGGCATCGGCAACGTCGTCAACGCGCTCCGGCGCAAATTCCTGGAGGAGCTCGACACGGCGCGCATGGGCCGCCGCGTCCGAGGTGCGGTCAAGACCCTGGGCATCGTGGGCCGCAGCGCCCGCGGCATCTCCTTCGGGGCCATCGGCGTCTTCCTGGCCCACGCGGCCCTCACGTTCGACGCGGGCAAGGCCAAGGGGCTGGACGGCACGCTCCGCGA
The DNA window shown above is from Thermomonospora umbrina and carries:
- a CDS encoding DUF1206 domain-containing protein, coding for MAVGVARGDVERAGRRAAGHRAFHGLTRGGLVGKGVVYLLIGWLAVRIGMGDGGGEEADKGGALQTVAGGPGGTVVLWALVVGFAGLALWRFAESAYGQPVPEGHKATKRLASFARGVFYGVSCAAILVFVLGGGATSSDQQSKEYTARAMAEPGGRWLVLAVGAGFVGWGIGNVVNALRRKFLEELDTARMGRRVRGAVKTLGIVGRSARGISFGAIGVFLAHAALTFDAGKAKGLDGTLREFAGTPAGPWALVAVALGLVTYGVYAFCEARWRRVETVR